The Limanda limanda chromosome 20, fLimLim1.1, whole genome shotgun sequence genome has a segment encoding these proteins:
- the pck2 gene encoding phosphoenolpyruvate carboxykinase [GTP], mitochondrial: MSSLLLGVILRQGGVGANVTVRSLSSLNSLPPAVAEFVKGAVEECKPTGVHVVTGSPEEAANILAGLEKEGMVKKLSKYDNCWLARTDPKDVARVESKTVIVTKNQRDTIPIPADGVKSQLGSWMCESDWQKAREERFPGCMTGRTMYVIPFSMGPVGSALSKYGVQVTDSPYVVASMGIMTRMGTPVLNKLAEGEEFVRCQHSLGRPLPLKAPLVSSWPCNPEQVLISHLPDTRQIMSFGSGYGGNSLLGKKCFALRIASRIAKDEGWLAEHMLILGITNPQGVKRYVAAAFPSACGKTNLAMMKPTLPGWKVECVGDDIAWMKFDSQGKLRAINPENGFFGVAPGTSDKTNPYAMATIAKNTVFTNVGETSDGGVWWEGLAPPAAGVTLTDWHGKSWKQGSSTPCSHPNSRFCAPAAQCPIIDPQWESEEGVPIDAIIFGGRRPEGVPLVYESFNWQHGVFVGAAMRSEATAAAEHKGKSIMHDPFAMRPFFGYNFGDYLSHWLSMQNRKAATQLPKIFHVNWFRKTPSGSFLWPGFGENARVLEWIFKRCSREREDEAAKKSIIGWLPLEGAINTEGLGSSVDMGALFDVPKAFWQNETKELRSYFTQQVGADLPAQIGAELKALEDRVHK, translated from the exons ACAGGGTGGTGTCGGGGCAAATGTCACAGTTCGGTCCCTGTCCTCACTGAACTCGCTGCCCCCGGCGGTGGCTGAGTTTGTCAAGGGGGCAGTGGAGGAGTGTAAGCCCACCGGTGTTCATGTAGTAACAGGGTCACCGGAGGAAGCGGCCAACATCCTCGCAGGTCTGGAGAAGGAGGGGATGGTCAAGAAGCTTTCCAAATATGACAACTG CTGGTTGGCACGCACGGACCCAAAAGATGTGGCTCGAGTGGAGAGCAAGACTGTGATTGTGACCAAGAACCAGAGGGACACCATCCCCATCCCTGCGGACGGCGTGAAGAGCCAGCTCGGCAGCTGGATGTGTGAGTCGGACTGGCAGAAAGCCAGAGAGGAAAGATTCCCCGGCTGCATGACAG GTCGAACCATGTATGTGATTCCCTTCAGCATGGGTCCTGTTGGCTCCGCTCTGAGTAAATATGGCGTCCAG GTGACGGACTCGCCGTACGTcgtggccagtatggggatcaTGACCCGCATGGGGACACCAGTCCTGAACAAATTGGCGGAAGGAGAGGAGTTTGTCCGCTGCCAGCACTCTCTGGGACGACCTTTACCACTCAAAG CCCCTCTGGTCAGCTCATGGCCCTGTAACCCGGAGCAGGTGCTGATATCTCACCTGCCGGACACCAGGCAGATTATGTCCTTCGGCAGCGGCTACGGAGGAAACTCTCTCTTGGGAAAGAAGTGCTTCGCCCTCCGCATTGCCTCCCGCATCGCCAAGGACGAGGGCTGGCTGGCAGAGCACATGCTG ATCCTGGGTATTACCAACCCCCAGGGAGTGAAGCGTTACGTAGCGGCAGCCTTCCCCAGCGCCTGCGGGAAAACCAACCTGGCCATGATGAAACCAACTTTGCCAGGCTGGAAGGTCGAGTGTGTGGGAGACGACATTGCGTGGATGAAGTTCGACAGCCAAG GTAAACTGAGGGCCATCAACCCGGAGAACGGTTTCTTCGGCGTGGCTCCAGGCACCTCGGACAAGACCAACCCCTACGCCATGGCCACCATCGCCAAAAACACCGTGTTCACCAACGTCGGTGAGACCAGCGATGGAGGAGTGTGGTGGGAGGGACTTGCCCCCCCGGCCGCCGGCGTCACACTCACAGACTGGCACGGCAAATCCTGGAAGCAAG gaagttcgACCCCTTGCTCCCACCCCAACTCCCGCTTCTGCGCCCCAGCGGCTCAGTGTCCCATCATCGACCCCCAGTGGGAGAGCGAGGAGGGGGTCCCCATCGATGCCATCATCTTCGGAGGCAGGAGGCCAGAAG GAGTCCCTCTGGTCTACGAGTCTTTCAACTGGCAACACGGCGTCTTTGTTGGAGCCGCGATGAGATCTGAGGCCACGGCAGCTGCTGAACACAAAG GTAAATCTATTATGCACGACCCCTTCGCCATGCGACCATTCTTCGGCTACAACTTTGGCGACTACCTCTCTCACTGGCTGAGCATGCAGAACCGCAAGGCCGCCACTCAGCTGCCCAAGATCTTCCACGTCAACTGGTTCAGAAAGACCCCTAGCGGTTCTTTCCTCTGGCCCGGCTTCGGCGAGAATGCCCGCGTGCTGGAGTGGATCTTCAAGCGCTGCAGCCGGGAGAGGGAGGACGAGGCGGCCAAGAAGAGCATCATCGGCTGGCTGCCGCTAGAAGGCGCCATCAACACTGAAGGCCTGGGCAGCAGCGTGGATATGGGAGCCCTGTTTGATGTGCCCAAGGCTTTCTGGCAGAATGAGACCAAAGAGCTGAGATCGTACTTCACGCAGCAGGTCGGTGCTGATCTGCCGGCTCAGATTGGGGCTGAGCTGAAGGCGCTGGAGGACAGGGTGCACAAGTAA